A single genomic interval of Arachis duranensis cultivar V14167 chromosome 7, aradu.V14167.gnm2.J7QH, whole genome shotgun sequence harbors:
- the LOC107459769 gene encoding sodium/calcium exchanger NCL has product MKSILSNKPCFTILLTVFVVVAIHHVECRILHTYTTSPYDELLVSDGVDNNNNNNERQEVFVVDESSSGGKYCKQMYGFLPCSNNIFGHLFLILVYEYLLFHGESYLAAGGEQIFKILGPGVFGASAFDILGALPESLILVVTGLSSDKESAQEYASTGVGLLAGSSILLLTVVWGTCVIIGKQKLKLDSDSDATNSSCGGIKESLTCYGITMDVDTRKMARNMVFSVTPLIIMQITNLFPNSSTLRNVTLMIAFIVAVIFLISYFIYQVFKPQIEKTRLEYIKHDDLILRILQRVEKQTLQKILAEDGTPNVNAISGLYQEISQHEGKDLSASEVKELLLKNKLSDTNIKEEQIADMLKIFDKNGDQIITKEEFVSGLTEYINQTKHALDRQYLPKESLNKVYQTFIKPWIEHVRKERELKGHLVSQVLKHVQSEDVVGRLLNDDGTADKAAIRRLFEEVDVNGDNHVSRSELERIVKDIHFSKAVDAEEALSKLVQDLDVNRDNEISEKEFVDGFTKWINSNSSQAANSKSSSHGTHQTWEDVEKVMEQNQSKGASAWLEAIGYVVLGITMLSLLAEPLIASVQNFSEEAGLSSFSISFILVPLATNFREATAAIKEASHKKSSNTCQTIYEIYGAVFMNNILGFVVISILIYVRDITWEFSADVLVVAIVCAVMGIAASFRTTFPLWTSIPAYLLYLISLLFVFVLKDIFNYI; this is encoded by the exons ATGAAGAGCATTCTTTCTAATAAACCATGCTTCACTATTCTTCTTACTGTTTTTGTTGTAGTAGCAATTCATCATGTTGAATGCCGCATTCTCCACACATACACTACTAGTCCTTATGATGAGTTATTAGTCTCTGATGgagttgataataataataataataatgaaagacaAGAggtttttgttgttgatgagtCTTCTTCTGGTGGGAAGTATTGCAAACAAATGTATGGGTTCTTGCCATGTTCCAACAACATTTTTGGTCACTTGTTCCTGATATTGGTGTATGAGTACTTGTTGTTCCATGGTGAATCATACTTGGCTGCTGGTGGTGAACAAATCTTCAAGATTCTTGGACCTGGTGTCTTTGGTGCTAGTGCCTTTGACATTCTTGGTGCTCTTCCTGAGTCTTTAATTCTAGTTG TGACTGGACTTTCAAGTGATAAGGAGAGTGCACAAGAGTATGCTTCAACTGGAGTTGGTTTGTTGGCTGGTTCTTCTATCTTGCTTCTCACTGTTGTGTGGGGAACCTGTGTCATCATTGGCAAGCAAAAGTTGAAACTTGACTCTGATTCTGATGCTACAAACTCATCATGTGGAGGGATAAAAGAATCACTTACAT GTTATGGAATTACCATGGATGTGGACACAAGAAAGATGGCAAGAAATATGGTTTTCTCAGTGACACCACTGATTATAATGCAGATTACCAATTTGTTCCCAAACTCTTCCACACTGCGCAATGTGACATTAATGattgcttttattgtagctgtcattttcctcatctcatacTTCATTTACCAG GTATTCAAACCTCAGATAGAGAAAACAAGACTAGAGTATATAAAACATGATGATTTGATATTAAGAATATTGCAACGTGTTGAAAAGCAAACTCTGCAAAAGATTTTGGCTGAGGATGGCACTCCTAATGTTAATGCCATAAGTGG GCTATATCAAGAAATTAGTCAACATGAGGGCAAGGATTTATCAGCATCAGAAGTAAAAGAGTTACTACTCAAGAACAAATTATCAGACACAAACATCAAAGAGGAACAGATAGCAGACATGTTGAAGATTTTTGACAAAAATGGTGACCAAATTATAACCAAGGAAGAATTTGTGAGTGGCTTGACAGAATATATTAACCAAACAAAACATGCTTTGGATAGACAATACCTCCCAAAAGAATCACTCAACAAAGTTTATCAG ACATTTATCAAGCCATGGATTGAACATgtgaggaaagaaagagaattgaAGGGACATCTTGTATCTCAAGTCTTGAAGCATGTCCAGAGTGAGGATGTGGTTGGCAGGCTCCTTAATGATGATGGCACAGCCGATAAAGCCGCCATTAGAAG GCTATTTGAGGAAGTTGATGTCAATGGAGATAACCATGTTTCAAGATCTGAGCTAGAAAGAATAGTGAAAGACATCCATTTTAGTAAGGCTGTCGATGCGGAGGAGGCACTCTCGAAActtgttcaagatcttgatgTCAATAGAGACAATGAAATCAGCGAGAAAGAATTTGTTGATGGTTTCACAAAATGGATAAACTCAAATTCTAGCCAAGCTGCTAATTCAAAATCTTCATCTCATGGAACTCATCAA ACATGGGAAGATGTTGAGAAGGTGATGGAACAAAACCAAAGCAAAGGAGCATCTGCATGGTTGGAGGCTATAGGATATGTGGTGTTGGGAATTACCATGTTGTCCCTTCTTGCAGAGCCACTCATAGCAAGTGTCCAGAACTTCTCTGAAGAAGCAggactttcttctttttccatcTCATTTATCTTGGTACCTCTGGCCACAAATTTCAGAGAAGCAActgcagcaatcaaagaagctaGTCACAAGAAGAGCAGCAACACTTGTCAAACAATATATGAG ATATATGGAGCAGTGTTCATGAACAACATTCTTGGATTTGTGGTGATATCTATTCTGATATATGTGAGGGACATAACTTGGGAATTCTCAGCAGATGTTCTTGTTGTGGCCATTGTTTGTGCTGTCATGGGGATTGCTGCTAGTTTCCGCACCACTTTCCCTCTTTGGACATCAATCCCTGCATACCTCTTATACCTCATCTCATTgctctttgtttttgttctcaaaGATATCTTCAACTATATTTAG